In Carassius carassius chromosome 19, fCarCar2.1, whole genome shotgun sequence, a single genomic region encodes these proteins:
- the LOC132095592 gene encoding septin-8-like: MASSDVARQMDKNARPLALSGHVGFDSLPDQLVNKSTSQGFCFNILCIGETGIGKSTLMDTLFNTNFENFESSHFEPKVKLRAQTYDLQESNVRLKLTVVNTVGFGDQMNKQESYQHIVDYIDTQFESYLQEELKIKRSLHNYHDSRIHACLYFIAPSGHSLKSLDLVTMKKLDSKVNIIPVIAKADTISKSELHKFKIKIMSELVSNGVQIYQFPIDDESVAKINTAMNGHLPFAVVGSTEEVSVGNKMVKARQYPWGVVQVENESHCDFVKLREMLICVNMEDLREQTHSRHYELYRRCKLEEMGFRDTDPESKPVSLQQTYEEKRQEFVGELQRREEEMRQTFVQRVKEKESELKDAERELQGKFEQLKRMHAEEKSKLEEKRRSLEEEMSVFSKRRAASELLQAQTFNTSSNNKKDKDRKN; encoded by the exons ATGGCTTCTTCTGATGTGGCTCGACAGATG GACAAGAACGCCCGTCCTCTGGCTCTATCAGGACACGTTGGGTTCGACAGTCTGCCCGATCAACTGGTCAACAAGTCCACTAGTCAGGGATTCTGCTTCAACATCCTGTGCATCG GTGAAACTGGGATCGGTAAATCCACGCTGATGGACACGCTCTTCAACACCAACTTCGAGAACTTCGAGTCGTCTCATTTTGAGCCGAAGGTGAAGCTGCGAGCGCAGACGTACGATCTCCAGGAGAGTAACGTTCGTCTGAAGCTCACTGTGGTGAACACCGTCGGCTTCGGCGATCAGATGAACAAACAAGAGAG ttacCAGCACATCGTGGATTACATCGACACACAGTTCGAGTCGTATTTACAGGAGGAGCTGAAGATCAAGCGCTCGCTCCATAACTATCACGACTCCAGGATCCACGCGTGTCTCTACTTCATCGCTCCGTCCGGACACTCGCTCAAATCCCTGGACCTGGTCACCATGAAGAAACTGGACAGCAAG GTCAACATCATCCCCGTCATCGCTAAAGCCGACACCATCTCCAAGAGCGAGCTGCACAAGTTCAAGATCAAGATCATGAGCGAGCTGGTGAGCAACGGCGTGCAGATCTACCAGTTCCCCATCGACGACGAGAGCGTGGCCAAGATCAACACCGCCATGAAC GGTCACCTTCCCTTCGCTGTGGTGGGCAGCACGGAGGAAGTGAGCGTCGGGAACAAGATGGTGAAGGCCAGGCAGTACCCATGGGGCGTCGTTCAGG tggagAACGAGAGCCACTGTGACTTCGTGAAGCTGCGTGAGATGCTGATCTGTGTGAACATGGAGGACCTGCGCGAGCAGACGCACAGCAGACACTACGAGCTCTACAGACGCTGTAAGCTGGAGGAGATGGGCTTCAGAGACACCGACCCCGAGAGCAAACCCGTCAG TCTTCAGCAGACGTACGAGGAGAAGCGGCAGGAGTTTGTGGGAGAGCTGCAGAGACGAGAGGAGGAGATGAGACAGACGTTTGTGCAGAGAGTCAAAGAGAAAGAGTCCGAGCTGAAGGACGCCGAGCGagag ctGCAGGGGAAGTTCGAGCAGCTGAAGCGGATGCATGCGGAGGAGAAGAGCAAGCTGGAGGAGAAGCGCAGGAGTCTGGAGGAGGAGATGAGTGTCTTCAGTAAGCGCAGAGCTGCCAGCGAACTCCTGCAGGCGCAGACCTTCAACACCAGCAGCAACAACAAGAAGGACAAGGACCGCAAGAA CTGA